One Actinomycetospora corticicola genomic window, GCGCCGCGGTCAGCGAGGCGGCGAAGTTCAAGCCCTGGGAGAACGACCGGCGGGCCGACTTCGTGCGCAACGAGGTCCGGCAGTCCGGCGGCGGCATCACGGGGGAGGCCCTGAGCCTGCTCATGGAGGCGGTCGGCGCCGACCTGCGTGAGCTCGCGGCCGCGGCGTCGCAGCTGGTCAGCGACTCGGGCGGGCAGGTCGATGCCGAGTCGGTGCGCCGCTTCCACCGGGGGCGCGCGGACGTGACGGGGTTCGCCGTGGCCGAGAAGGCCGTGTCGGGCGACCGGGCCGGAGCGCTCGAGGCGCTGCGCTACGCCCTGGACACCGGGGTGCCGCACGTCCTCGTCGCCGATGCGCTGGCCGATGCGGTGCGCACCATCGCGCGGGTGTCGGCGGCCGGGAGGGGCGACCCGGGGGCGCTGGCGAGCCGACTGCGGATGCCGCCGTTCAAGGTGAAGAAGGCGATGGGGCAGGCCCGCGGCTGGGACGCCCCCGGCCTCACGCGCGCGATGGCACTGGTCGCGGACGTGAACGCCGACGTCAAGGGCGTCGCCGCGGACGCGTCCTACGCCCTGGAGCGGGCCACCTCGGAGCTCGCGGAGCTGGCCGGGCAGTCGCGCCGCCGCTGAGGTCCGGCGCGAGAGTCACATGAGGCAGCTTCCGCGGCCGGCGCGGATGCCTGGTGTGCACCTCGGGATGGGGCGCACAGCAGGCCGCGCCCCGAGAGTCACGTGAGGCAGCTCCCGCGGCCCGCGGGCCTGCCTGATGTGAATCTCGCGGGCCCCGGAAACGACGAAGGGCGCCGTCCGGTCGGAACCGGAGGCGCCCGTCGTCGGGAAGGGACTAGGCCGGGGTCTTGCCGGCCTTCGCGTCGACCGTGAACGTGGTCGCACGGTGGGCCATGCGCGACTTCTTGTTCGCGGCCTGGTTCTTGTGGATCACGCCGCGGCTCACGGCCTTGTCGAGCAGGCGCGCGGCGTGGCGGCGACGCTCGTCGGCGGCGGTGGCGTCGCCGGACTCGACGGTCTCGCGGTAGCGACGGATGGCCGTCTTGATCTCGGACTTGACCGCCTTGTTGCGCTGGCGGGCTTCCTCGTTCTTCCGGTTACGCTTGACCTGCTGCTTGATGTTCGCCACGGGGCTTTCGAACCTCTTGATCGCTGGGGTGTCTTCGTGCGGGCGCGCAACAGGCGTCCAGCCCGCACGGCGCAGTAGGCCCCAGGTTACCAACGGGCCTCACCGACGATGACCGTCGGGGTGGCGTGGGACGATGGAGCAGACACCGCACCAGCAGGAAGGCGTGACCTCGTTGACCGAGACCACCACCCAGCAGTCGACCAAGACCCCTGGCCGACCGGGCACCGTGGGCTACGCCGACGAGACGTTCACGCCCCCGGACCGGATCCGCAACTTCTGCATCATCGCGCACATCGACCACGGGAAGTCGACGCTGGCCGACCGGATGCTGCAGCTCACCGGCGTCCTGGGCGACCGTGCCTACCGCGCGCAGTACCTCGACCGCATGGACATCGAGCGCGAGCGCGGCATCACCATCAAGGCGCAGAACGTGCGTCTGCCCTGGTACGCCGCGGGGCCCGACGGCGAGATGCGCGACCACGTCCTGCACCTCATCGACACCCCCGGGCACGTCGACTTCACCTATGAGGTGAGCCGCTCCCTCGCCGCGTGCGAGGGAGCGATCCTGCTGGTCGACGCCGCGCAGGGGATCGAGGCGCAGACGCTCGCGAACCTCTACCTCGCGCTCGACCACGACCTCGAGATCATCCCGGTCCTGAACAAGATCGACCTGCCGGCGGCCGAGCCGGACCGGTACGCGGCGGAGATCGCGCACCTCATCGGCTGCGAGCCCGACGACGTGCTGCGCATCAGCGCCAAGACCGGCGACGGCGTCGGCGCGGTGCTCGACGAGGCCGTGCGCCGCATCCCGGCCCCGGTCGGCGACCCCGACGCCCCGGCCCGCGCGATGATCTTCGACTCGGTCTACGACACCTACCGCGGCGTCGTCACCTACATCCGCGTCGTCGACGGCAAGATCACCCCGCGCGAGCGCATCCGCATGATGAGCACGAACGCGGTGCACGAGCTGCTCGAGGTCGGGATCATCTCGCCGGACCAGAAGCCCTGTCAGGGGCTCGGCGTCGGCGAGGTCGGCTACCTGATGACCGGCGTGAAGGACGTGCGCCAGTCCCGCGTCGGCGACACGGTCACGTGGGAGCGCCGCGGCGCCGCCGAGCCGCTCGGGGGCTACGCCGACCCGCAGCCGATGGTCTTCTCCGGGCTCTATCCGATCGACGGCAGCGACTACCCGCTGCTGCGCGACGCGCTGGACCGGCTGCGCCTCAACGACGCCGCGCTGTCCTACGAGCCGGAGACCTCCGCCGCACTGGGCTTCGGGTTCCGCTGCGGGTTCCTCGGGCTGCTGCACCTGGAGATCACGCGCGACCGGCTCGAGCGCGAGTACGGACTCGACCTCATCTCCACCGCGCCGAACACCGTCTACCGGCTCGAGCTCGACGACGGCAGCGAGGCCGAGGTGACCAACCCGGCCGACTGGCCCGACGGCAAGGTCCGCACGATCTACGAGCCGATCACCAAGGTCTCGGTGCTGGCCCCGAGCGAGTTCGTGGGCCCGATCATGGAGCTCTGCCAGTCGCGTCGCGGCCAGCTCGAGGGCATGGACTACCTGTCCGACAGTCGGGTCGAGCTGCGCTACACGATGCCGCTCGCCGAGATCATCTTCGACTTCTTCGACATCCTGAAGTCGCGGACCCGGGGCTACGCGTCGCTCAACTACGAGCCGGCGGGGGAGCAGGCGGCCGACCTGGTCAAGGTCGACATCCTGCTGCAGGGCGAGGCGGTCGACGCGTTCTCCGCGATCGTGCACAAGGACGCCGCCTACGCCTACGGGAACTCGATGGCCTCGAAGCTGCGCGAGCTCATCCCGCGCCAGCAGTTCGAGGTGCCGATCCAGGCCGCGATCGGCGCGAAGATCATCGCCCGCGAGACGATCCGCGCGATCCGCAAGGACGTGCTCTCCAAGTGCTACGGCGGCGACATCACGCGCAAGCGCAAGCTGCTGGAGAAGCAGAAGGAGGGCAAGAAGCGGATGAAGACGATCGGCCGGGTCGACGTCCCGCAGGAGGCCTTCGTGGCCGCGCTCTCCACCGACCAGAACGCCGTGGACAAGGCCAAGTCCGGCAAGAAGTGAGCCATCGCTCGGCGTCGGGAAGGCCCTTCCCGACGTCGGGTGGGGGCGCCTCGCGTACGATGGTCATGTAGGTGCCGAGCTGTCGGCCTGGGATGGATCGCGTGTGTGACGGGTCCGCGGACAGCTCTCACCGTCCGACGAACCCCTCCCTGAAAGAGATCTGTGACCCACGCTGCTGTCCTGTCCGACTCCGACCTCCCCCTCGACCCGTTCGTCGACTCCGACGACGCGTCGACCGACGAGCCCGCCAACGGCTTCGTCGCGCTCGGCCTCGACGACCGGGTGATCTCCACCCTCGTCGAGCAGGGCTTCCACACCCCGACGCCGATCCAGTCCGAGACGATCCCGCTGCTGCTCTCCGGCCGCGACGTCCTCGGCCTGGCGCAGACCGGCACCGGGAAGACCGCGGCCTTCGCGCTGCCGCTGCTCTCGCGCATCGACCCGAGCGTGCGCGCCCCGCAGGCCCTCATCCTGACGCCGACCCGTGAGCTCGCGATCCAGGTGGCCGAGGCCATCGAGTCGTTCGCGACGGCCCTGCCCCACGTCCACGTGGTCCAGCTCTACGGCGGCGCGCCCTACGGCCCGCAGCTCTCGTCGCTGCGCCGCGGCGCGCAGATCGTCGTGGGCACGCCCGGTCGCGTGGCCGACCACCTGGAGAAGAGCACCCTCAACCTCACCGACGTCGGGTACTTCGTGCTCGACGAGGCCGACGAGATGCTGCAGATGGGCTTCCTCGAGGAGGTCGAGAACATCTTCGGCCTGCTCCCGGCCGACCGTCAGGTGGCGCTCTTCTCCGCCACGATGCCGACGGCGATCCGCGAGGTCAGCCGCAAGCACCTGAACGCGCCCGCCGAGGTGTCGATCAAGGGCAAGACGACCACCGCGGCGAACACCCGCCAGCGCTACGTCGTGGTGCCCGAGCGCCAGAAGGCCGACGCCCTCGCCCGCATCCTGCAGGTCGAGGACTTCGACGCCGCCCTGGTGTTCGTGCGCACCCGGCAGAACACCACCGACGTCACCGAGGCGCTCAACCGCCGCGGGTTCTCGTCGGTCGCCATCTCGGGTGACCTGTCGCAGGTCCAGCGCGAGAAGACGATCGCCGACCTCCGCTCGGGGAAGATCGACGTCCTGGTCGCCACCGACGTCGCCGCCCGCGGCCTGGACGTCGAGCGCATCACCCTCGTCGTGAACCACGACCTGCCGACGGACCCCGAGTCCTACGTGCACCGCATCGGGCGCACCGGGCGTGCGGGCCGGTCCGGCGACGCGATCTCGTTCGTCACGCGCGGCCAGATCCGGCTGATGCGCGCGATCGAGAACACCACCCGCCAGAAGGCGGAGGAGATGTCGGTGCCCGGCACCGACGAGGTCAACGCCCGCCGCCGGTCGCGCTTCGCGACCCGGATCACCGCCGAGCTCGAGGGTCACGACGACGGGGGCGACTCCATCGACGTGTTCCGGCGCGTCATCGACGAGTACGTCGCCGAGCACGACGTCGACCCGCTGGCCCTTGCCGCCGCTCTCGCGAAGATGGCCCAGGGCGGCAAGCCGCTCCTGGTCGACGAGCTCCCGGTGGCCCCGGTACGCGGCGACAAGCGCGTGCGGGACGACAAGCCGGGTCGCGGCCAGGGTAAGCGCCCGACCACGGCCTCGTCCTGGAACGTCGGCTCCGGTACCGACACGTACCGGATCGAGGTCGGGCACAACCAGCGCGTGAAGCCCGGCGCGATCGTCGGCGCCATCGCCAACGAGGCGGGCCTCGACTCGGCGCACATCGGCCACATCGACATCCGCACCGACCACACGCTGGTCGAGCTGCCCGCCGACGTGCCCGAGCCCGTCGTCAAGCGCCTCCAGCGGGCGCGCGTGGCCGGTCGCCCGATGGGCCTGCGCCGTGCGTCCGACTCGGACCGGGCCGGTTCCGGCCCGCGCCCGGAGCGTCGCGGCCCGAGCCGTGACCGCCGGGAGCGCCCGACCCGCTAGTCCGACGTGACCGAGGGGTCCCTTCGCGCGAACAGATCGCGCGAAGGGGCCCTTCGATCGTTCCAGGCCGACCTGGCGATGGGCGCCCACGGCCCGCCTATTCGAGCGAGGGGACCCTTCGCTCGGGAGCGCGCCACATCCGGTGGCCGCAACCGGGTGCCGCGCCTACCGTCGGAGGGATGACGCGTTCGGTCGTGATCGTCGGTGGCGGACCACGCGGGACCGGGGTGCTGGAACGGCTCGTGGCCGGCGCCCCCGCGGCGGGGGTGGACGCGGACCACCCGCTCGACGTCCACCTCGTCGACCCCTACCCGGCCGGCGCCGGCCGGGTGTGGCGCACCCGGCAGTCCGAGCTGCTGTGGATGAACTCCATGGCCGCCGACGTCACGATGTGGACCGACGATTCGGTCACGTGCGCAGGGCCGATCGTCCCCGGCCCGAGCCTCATCGAGTGGGCTGAGGAGGTCCGCGACGCCCACTCCGAGCCGGAGGGCCGGGTCGGCGAGGAGGTCCGCTCGCTGACCGGGAGCACCTTCCCCACCCGCCAGCTGCAGAGCCACTACCTCGCCGACGTCCTGGCGCGCGTCCTCGACTCCGCCCCCGAGGGCGTCCACGTGCACGTGCACGAGCAGCGCGCCGTCGGGATCGAGGACGGCGACGTGCGCCGCGTCCGCCTCGAGGACGGCGAGGTGCTCACCGCCGACGCCGTCGTGCTCGCGTCCGGCCACCTCGACGCGTCCCCGACCGACGACGAGATCGCCCTTCTGCGTTGCTCGCGGCGTCTCGGTCTGCACTACTTCGCCCCGGAGCAGACCACCGACTCCGACCTCGATGCCATCCCGGCCGGGGAGACGGTCATCGCGCGGGGCATGGGCCTCGCGTTCATCGACCTCATGGTGCTGCTCTTCGAGGGCCGCGGCGGTCGGTTCGTCGAGGACCCGGACGGTCCCGACGACGGGTCGGGCCGGGGGCGGTTGACCTACGTCCCGAGCGGGCGGGAGGTGTCGCTGCACGTCGGCTCCGGCCGTGGCGTGCCGTACCACGCGAAGACCGAGTACGGCCTGCTCGGTCCGCGCCCGCCGCTGCCGCGCTTCTTCGGGCCCGACCAGATCGACGAGCTCGCCGCGCGACAGGGCGGCGTCAGCCTGCGCGCGGATGCCTGGCCGCTGATCGCGAAGGAGGCCGGCTGGGGCTGGTACCACGAGCTGTTCCACGGCCACCCCGACCGCGTCGCCGGGGACTGGGACACCTTCGCCGCCGCGTACGCCGACGTCGACTGGTACTCCGCGGAGCGGGAACGGCTCGTCGAGGCGTCCGTGCCCGACGAGGCGGACCGGCTGGACTTCGAGCACCTCGACCGGCCGCTCGACGGTCTGCGCACCGACGGCGACACGTTGCAGAAGTTCCTGCGCACCTACATCAGCGACGACCTGGCCCGGCACGTCGACCCGCGGCACACCGAGGAGCTGGGCGCGTTCGTCGCGATCCTGAGCGCCTACATGCAGTCGGTGGAGCTGACGAGCCGGGGCGCGCTCACGGCGAAGTCCCGCGCCCGGGACCTCGGCTGGTGGCAGAACCTGTTCTCGTCGCTCGCGAGCGGGCCGCCCGGACCGCGTCTGCGGCAGCTGCTCGCGCTGAACCGGGCCGGGTACGTGACGTTCCTGGGCTCGGGGCTGAGCGTGGAGATCGACGAGGAGAACGGCACCTTCGTCGCGACCGGCGCGGCGCTCGACGGCCCGCCGACCCGGGCCACGACCTTCGTCGACGCGCGCCTGGCCTCACCGAGCGTGCGCCGCACCTCCGACCCGATGCTGCGGTCGTTGATGCGGGCCGGGCTCGTCGACGAGGAGACGCTGAGCTGGAACGCGTGCACGCGCGGCGACGACTACTCGGGCGTCGTCGAGCACTCCACGGGGCTCCTCCCGGTGGACCCGGCCGACCACCGGGTGCTCACCGGGCCCGAGCAGGAGCCGCACCCGCGGCTCTTCGCGATCGGCCCGCACACCACCGTCCGGCTGCCGGGCGCCTTCACCCGGCCGAACACGAACAGTCTGAGCTTCCGTGCCAACGACGCGGTGGCTCAGGCGCTCCTCGCGATCACCGACGACGACTGACCGGACGACGTCGCCTCCCGGACCCGGGCGCGCTCGCGGAGGCGCTCCAGGGTCTGGGCGAGCAGCCGGGACACGTGCATCTGGGAGATCGACAGGCGCTCGGCGATCTCGGACTGCGTCTTCTCGTGCACGAAGCGCAGCACGAGGATGGTGCGCTCGCGCTCGGGCAGGGTGCCGACGAGGTCGCGCACGAGGGCCCGTGACTCGACGTGCGCCAGGTCCGGGTCGTCGTGTCCGAGCACGTCGGCCACGGTGGTGTCGGTGCCCTGCGTGAGCGTCGAGTCGAGCGAGTCCGGCCGGTAGGAGTGGTGCGCCGAGATGGCCTCGATGACCTCCTCGCGGTCGATCCCGAGGTGCTCGGCGAGCTCGGTGGCCGTGGGGGCGCGCCCGAGCTGCTGGCCGAGGGTGGTCGACGCGGTGCCGACCTGCAGGTAGCGGTCCTTCACGCCACGCGGCGTGCGGATCGCCCAGGCGGCGTCGCGGAAGTGGCGCCGGACCTCACCCATCATCGTGGGGACGGCGTAGGACAGGAAGTCGCGACCCTGCTCGGGGTCGAAGCGCCGCAGGGCGTGCAGCAGGCCGATCGCGGCGACCTGCTCGAGGTCGTCGACGGCCTCGCCCCGACGCGAGAAGCGGCGGGCGATGTTGCGGGCGACGGGCCGGAACGCGTCGGTGAGCTCGGCCGTCAGCTGGTCCCGGCGAGGGTGTCCCAGCGGGAGCGAGGCGAGTTCCTCGAGCTGCGGGGCGTACTGGTCATAAGCGCTGGTGCGTTCGGACACGGGCAGACCTCACAGACACGCAAGACACGCAAGGGATGCGGTCCGCCTGGCTGCGGTGTGAACCACGACGGGGGAGCAGGGGCCACCTGAAGAGGCAGGCCCGGAACCAGAACTGGTTGCTCAACCCTGGGACATCGGCATTCCCCGGAGACGGGGGGCTAAACATCCCGACGACGGGTCCCGCGGCGGGACCCGTCGTCGGGAAGGGGAACTAGCGGGTGAAGACGATCTTGCCGGCGGTCTCGCCGTCGGACATGGCGCGGAACCCGGTGGCGGCCTCGGTCATCGGCAGCTCCTGGCCGATCTCGGGGGTGATCCCCGTCGTGGCCACGAAGTCGAGGAGGTCGCGCAGCTCGTCGAGCGTGCCCATCGTGGAGCCGACCAGGTTCTTCTGCAGGAAGAACATCTGGGCGAGCTCGGCGGGCGGCTGGTTGCCCGACGTGGCGCCGGAGCAGACGATCGTGCCGCCGGGCACCAGGGAGCGCACCGAGTGCTTCCAGGTGGCCTCGCCGACGGTCTCGAAGACGGCCTGCACCTTGCCGGGCAGCTTGCCGTTGGACTCGAAGACCTGGTGGGCGCCGAGGCGCAGCGCGAGCTCGCGCTTCTCCTCGGTGCGGCCCGTGACCCAGACCTGCATGCCCGCGGCGCGCCCGAGGGCGATCAGGGCGGTGGAGACGCCGCCGGAGGCGCCCTGCACGAGCATCGTCTGCCCGCCGCGCAGGCCGGACTTGGTGAACAGCATGCGGTAGGCGGTCAGCCAGGCCGTGCCCATGACGGAGCCGGCGACGGCGGACATGCCCTCGGGGCGGGGGAGCGCGTTGCGCTTCGGGACGACGACGTAGTCGGCGAAGCTGCCCTGCGCCCACTCGGTGAGCATCTTGCGCTTCGGGTCGAGGGTCTCGTCGTCCTTCCAGTCCGGGTCGCCCATGAGCGAGTGCAGGACGACCGGCGTGCCGTCGTCGAGCGTGCCGGCGCCGTCGCAGCCCAGGATCATGGGGAACTGCTCGGGCTTGATGCCGACGCCCCGCAGCGTCCACAGGTCGTGCATGTTGAGGCTCGCGGCCTCGACCTTGACCCGCACCCAGCCCTCGGGGACCTCCGGGTCGGGACGCTCACCCACGACGAGGGAGGCGAGCGGATCGTCGGCGTTGGGCTCGGACGCGTAGACGGCGAACATGGGGCCGAACCTATCGGGGAGCGCCCCGATGTGCCCGGACGACGGGAGCGCGGCGGAGCCCGATCTCGGCGGCCCGGTACCGTGGCGGCGTGCTGCACGCCGTCGCGACCTGGTGGGACGGGGTCGAGCTGTGGCTCACCCAGCTCGACTTCACGCTGCAGGTGATCATCGTGATCGGCGTCCTCGGCCCGGCCTGCTGGGCGCTCGCCGCGCTCGTGGACACCCTCGTCGAGCGCACGGTCGCGTGGCGGCTCGCGGCCCTCGAGCGCCGCAGCGGCGCAACCGACTAGTGGACCGCCGCTACGCCCGGCTCTGGGTCACGGGCACCCTGGTCGCGCTGATCCTGCTGGTGATCGTGCTCGATGTGCTCCGCAGGTGAGCACTGATGGTCGCCATGGCGACCGTTAGTGCTCACGAGGGCGGAGCCCACCGGGGCGGACGCTTCTCCGCGAACGCCGCCATCCCCTCCTGCCCCTCCTCGGAGGCGAAGAAGTCGGCGGACAGCGCGAGCATGGTGTCGAACTCGGCGGCCATGTCCGGCGCCGGCGTCCGGCGCAGCATCTCCTTGGTCGCGGCGAGCGCCTGCGGGGCGCCCAGGGCGAGCATGTCGACGTAGCGGTCGACGGTAGCGTCGAGCTCGCCCGGATCGACGGCGGCGTTGAGCAGGCCGACGGCCGCGGCCCGGTCGGCGTCGAACACCTCGCCGGTCAGCATGAGCTCGTGGGCGGCCCGGGAGAGCAGCCGCGGCAGCACCGTCACCGAGATGACGGCGGGGACGACGCCGATGCGCACCTCGCTGAAGGCGAACGTCGAGCCCTTCGCGTCCGCACCCGCCCGTGCCGCGACGGCGATGTCGCAGGCCGCGACGAGGCCCACGCCGCCGGCGCGCGCCGGTCCGGCCAGGCGGGCCACCACCGGCTTCGGCGACTCCCACAGCAGCTGCAGGATGGCCGGGAACTCCTGCACCCCCTGGTCGCCGGATCCGGCCCCGCGGGACTCGCGGAGGTCCATCCCGGAGCAGAACACCGACCCGGTGTGGGTCAGCACCATCACCCGCACGGCCTCGTCGTCGAGGGCGGTCTGCAGGTGTCCGCGCAGCTCGCGGCGGAGCTGGGCGGAGAGGGCGTTGCGGTTCGACGGCGAGTCGAGGGTGATGGTCGCGCGGCCCGCGGCGACGTCGAGGTGCACGAGTTCATCCACGACGCACGACCGTAGTGGTGCTCCCTAGCGGACGACGCCCGCCCGCATGGCGAGGGCGACCATCTGGGCGCGGTCGCCCGTGCCGAGCTTGCGCCCGATGCGGGAGAGGTGGGACTTGACCGTGAGGGCGGACAGGCCGAGCTCCGTGCCGATCTCGGCGTTGGAGTGGCCGTCGGCGACCTGCTGGAGCACCTGCGCCTCCCGCTGGGAGAGCTCGCGTGGGGCGCCGTCCACGGCGGCGATGCGGGTGCCCGAGCCGGTGAGCGGCCCGGCCGCGGCGTCCGGTTCGACGACGCGGCAGACGCCCGAGGCCGAGGTCAGGTAGGCGAGCGCGCCGACGCCGAAGGCGGCCTGTGCGGCGACGTGGTCGTCCGGGCCGACCGCGACGGCACGCCAGCCGTCGGCCCGCAGCTCGGCGATGAGGGCGAGCGCGTCGCCCTCCGCGAGGCCCAGGTCGACGACGGCGAGCTCGCAGGGCGGTCCGGTCCGGGCCCGACGGCGGGCCTCGTCGGCCGACGACACCTCGTGGACGGTGCCGGCGCCGGCCTCCGCGAGGGAGCGGGTGAGCACCTCGCGACGGCGTTGGTCGCCGTCGACCACGAGCACCGACAGGCGCGCCTGGTCGTCGGCGGAGCGCTGCAGGGTCGGGGCGAAGAGGCCGCCGGGGGCGGGCCGCTCCGCGACGGGGGTGCGTGCGGCCGGGATCATCGCCCGACGGGTGTCACCCGAGGGAGCGGCAGCCTCCGGACGGACGAAGGACTGGTGGTCGATGAGCGGGAACACACCACTCCATCGGTCGACCCCCGATCAGGCTTGAGCGACCCGGTCGAGGTCGAGGTGGCCGTCCGGAGGTCGCCGTGTACGCGCCGTAGGTCCCGCTCGGCGATCCGGGGAGCCGATGGCCACTCGATGAGATCATCGACCACGACGGCGAGGATCGGCTGCCCCGGTCTGCCGGGCCCGTGCTGCACCACACGGAGCAGCAGCTCCTGTGACCCGGATCACGCTACAGCTCGATCGTCGGCACGGCCCGTCCCGACGGCGGGTGTGGCCGGTCTGGTGCGCCGGAGACAGCGGTGGCCCACCGCTGACATCGGATGTCAGCGGTGGGCCACGGCTGTCAGGTGCTGTGCCCTACGAGCCCGCCACCGGCGTCCGGGCGCCGCGGCCCGTCGCCTCCAGCACCACGTCGTGCCGGGTGCCGCCGACGCCGATCGTCAGCGTCTCCGCCCGCGGGGCGTGGCCGGGCGCGGAGCAGATCAGCAGCGCCGTCCCGGGGCGGGCGCGCAGGGTGAAGCCGCCCTCCGAGTCGGTGCGGGCGCGGCCGATCTGCCGGCCGCTCGCGTCGGTGGCGGTGAGGGTCGCGCCGACCGGGCGGCCGTCGGCCGTGGTGACGCGCCCGCTGAGGACGGCCCCCGACGACGTGCCGTTCCTGCCTCCGGACGGCGACGACGCGTCGGCGGCGCGAGGGGTGGCGGCCGCACCCGTCGTCGCGAACTCCGCGGTGTCGGCCGTGTCGTCGGCGTCGATCGCGGCGGGCGCCGCGTGCGAGACCGTGGGCGCGGGGAGGGCGGGGCCGGCCGGGTCGCCCTCGGCGGGCTCGACCCGGTCGGCGGCGTCGTCCTGCCCGTGCACGTACTTGCCGCCGCGGAAGAGCGAGGCGATCGCGCCGACCAGCGAGACCGCGATGGCGACCGCGAACACGACCACGAGGCCGTCGTGGAAGGCGCCGGTGACGAGGTTCGGGAAGAACTGCTTGCCGACCAGCGTCGCGGCGTTGCCGGGCGGCAGCGCGCCGAGCACCTGCGGGCCGAGGATCTCCGCCATCGGGTTGTAGCCGAGGAACGCGGCGAACAGGGTGCCGACCGGCGGCAGCGCCGCGACCTGCTGCGCCACCGGGAGCGGGACGTTCTGCGCGGTCAGCCCGCCCAGCAGCGCCGCGGGCATCGAGGAGGCGAGGCCCGCGATCAGCATCGAGAAGAAGATGCCGATGGAAAGCGCCATGCCGGAGTTCTGCAGCGTCGACATCATGCCGCTGCCGGCGCCGCGCTGGTCGGCGGGCAGCGAGTTCATGATCCCGGTCATGTTGGGGGAGATGAACAGGCCCGACCCGACGCCGTTGACGAACAGGATCGCCGCGAACCACCAGTAGTTGAAGTCCGTGGGCAGCAGGAGCAGCCCGACGAAGGTCAGGGCCACGATCACGAGGCCGCCGGTGGCGAAGAGCCGTGCGCCGAACCGGTCGGAGAGCACGCCGGAGATCGGCGCCGAGATCAGGAAGC contains:
- the holA gene encoding DNA polymerase III subunit delta, producing the protein MPPRARSRPADELAPVRLVVGDEGLLVERAVSTAIVAARRQDPDVEVRTLRANEITAGVLAELVSPSLFAESRVVVLEAAQDANAEVTTVLVEYAKAPTDGVALVVVHPGGAKGKALVDGLKKAGAAVSEAAKFKPWENDRRADFVRNEVRQSGGGITGEALSLLMEAVGADLRELAAAASQLVSDSGGQVDAESVRRFHRGRADVTGFAVAEKAVSGDRAGALEALRYALDTGVPHVLVADALADAVRTIARVSAAGRGDPGALASRLRMPPFKVKKAMGQARGWDAPGLTRAMALVADVNADVKGVAADASYALERATSELAELAGQSRRR
- the rpsT gene encoding 30S ribosomal protein S20 translates to MANIKQQVKRNRKNEEARQRNKAVKSEIKTAIRRYRETVESGDATAADERRRHAARLLDKAVSRGVIHKNQAANKKSRMAHRATTFTVDAKAGKTPA
- a CDS encoding quinone oxidoreductase family protein, encoding MFAVYASEPNADDPLASLVVGERPDPEVPEGWVRVKVEAASLNMHDLWTLRGVGIKPEQFPMILGCDGAGTLDDGTPVVLHSLMGDPDWKDDETLDPKRKMLTEWAQGSFADYVVVPKRNALPRPEGMSAVAGSVMGTAWLTAYRMLFTKSGLRGGQTMLVQGASGGVSTALIALGRAAGMQVWVTGRTEEKRELALRLGAHQVFESNGKLPGKVQAVFETVGEATWKHSVRSLVPGGTIVCSGATSGNQPPAELAQMFFLQKNLVGSTMGTLDELRDLLDFVATTGITPEIGQELPMTEAATGFRAMSDGETAGKIVFTR
- a CDS encoding FAD/NAD(P)-binding protein, yielding MTRSVVIVGGGPRGTGVLERLVAGAPAAGVDADHPLDVHLVDPYPAGAGRVWRTRQSELLWMNSMAADVTMWTDDSVTCAGPIVPGPSLIEWAEEVRDAHSEPEGRVGEEVRSLTGSTFPTRQLQSHYLADVLARVLDSAPEGVHVHVHEQRAVGIEDGDVRRVRLEDGEVLTADAVVLASGHLDASPTDDEIALLRCSRRLGLHYFAPEQTTDSDLDAIPAGETVIARGMGLAFIDLMVLLFEGRGGRFVEDPDGPDDGSGRGRLTYVPSGREVSLHVGSGRGVPYHAKTEYGLLGPRPPLPRFFGPDQIDELAARQGGVSLRADAWPLIAKEAGWGWYHELFHGHPDRVAGDWDTFAAAYADVDWYSAERERLVEASVPDEADRLDFEHLDRPLDGLRTDGDTLQKFLRTYISDDLARHVDPRHTEELGAFVAILSAYMQSVELTSRGALTAKSRARDLGWWQNLFSSLASGPPGPRLRQLLALNRAGYVTFLGSGLSVEIDEENGTFVATGAALDGPPTRATTFVDARLASPSVRRTSDPMLRSLMRAGLVDEETLSWNACTRGDDYSGVVEHSTGLLPVDPADHRVLTGPEQEPHPRLFAIGPHTTVRLPGAFTRPNTNSLSFRANDAVAQALLAITDDD
- the lepA gene encoding translation elongation factor 4 — its product is MGYADETFTPPDRIRNFCIIAHIDHGKSTLADRMLQLTGVLGDRAYRAQYLDRMDIERERGITIKAQNVRLPWYAAGPDGEMRDHVLHLIDTPGHVDFTYEVSRSLAACEGAILLVDAAQGIEAQTLANLYLALDHDLEIIPVLNKIDLPAAEPDRYAAEIAHLIGCEPDDVLRISAKTGDGVGAVLDEAVRRIPAPVGDPDAPARAMIFDSVYDTYRGVVTYIRVVDGKITPRERIRMMSTNAVHELLEVGIISPDQKPCQGLGVGEVGYLMTGVKDVRQSRVGDTVTWERRGAAEPLGGYADPQPMVFSGLYPIDGSDYPLLRDALDRLRLNDAALSYEPETSAALGFGFRCGFLGLLHLEITRDRLEREYGLDLISTAPNTVYRLELDDGSEAEVTNPADWPDGKVRTIYEPITKVSVLAPSEFVGPIMELCQSRRGQLEGMDYLSDSRVELRYTMPLAEIIFDFFDILKSRTRGYASLNYEPAGEQAADLVKVDILLQGEAVDAFSAIVHKDAAYAYGNSMASKLRELIPRQQFEVPIQAAIGAKIIARETIRAIRKDVLSKCYGGDITRKRKLLEKQKEGKKRMKTIGRVDVPQEAFVAALSTDQNAVDKAKSGKK
- a CDS encoding SigB/SigF/SigG family RNA polymerase sigma factor, whose product is MSERTSAYDQYAPQLEELASLPLGHPRRDQLTAELTDAFRPVARNIARRFSRRGEAVDDLEQVAAIGLLHALRRFDPEQGRDFLSYAVPTMMGEVRRHFRDAAWAIRTPRGVKDRYLQVGTASTTLGQQLGRAPTATELAEHLGIDREEVIEAISAHHSYRPDSLDSTLTQGTDTTVADVLGHDDPDLAHVESRALVRDLVGTLPERERTILVLRFVHEKTQSEIAERLSISQMHVSRLLAQTLERLRERARVREATSSGQSSSVIARSA
- a CDS encoding DEAD/DEAH box helicase; the encoded protein is MTHAAVLSDSDLPLDPFVDSDDASTDEPANGFVALGLDDRVISTLVEQGFHTPTPIQSETIPLLLSGRDVLGLAQTGTGKTAAFALPLLSRIDPSVRAPQALILTPTRELAIQVAEAIESFATALPHVHVVQLYGGAPYGPQLSSLRRGAQIVVGTPGRVADHLEKSTLNLTDVGYFVLDEADEMLQMGFLEEVENIFGLLPADRQVALFSATMPTAIREVSRKHLNAPAEVSIKGKTTTAANTRQRYVVVPERQKADALARILQVEDFDAALVFVRTRQNTTDVTEALNRRGFSSVAISGDLSQVQREKTIADLRSGKIDVLVATDVAARGLDVERITLVVNHDLPTDPESYVHRIGRTGRAGRSGDAISFVTRGQIRLMRAIENTTRQKAEEMSVPGTDEVNARRRSRFATRITAELEGHDDGGDSIDVFRRVIDEYVAEHDVDPLALAAALAKMAQGGKPLLVDELPVAPVRGDKRVRDDKPGRGQGKRPTTASSWNVGSGTDTYRIEVGHNQRVKPGAIVGAIANEAGLDSAHIGHIDIRTDHTLVELPADVPEPVVKRLQRARVAGRPMGLRRASDSDRAGSGPRPERRGPSRDRRERPTR